DNA from Acipenser ruthenus chromosome 23, fAciRut3.2 maternal haplotype, whole genome shotgun sequence:
agaagaagaagaagaagatgaagaagaagaagaagaagaagaagaagaagatgaagaagaagaagaagaagaagaagaagatgaagaagatgaagaagatgaagaagatgaagaagatgaagtatgtcgaagatttaaagtggggactcttgcttcgcaagccccactaataaccCCAGTGCTCAgaggaatgagctatgaagataggtGAAGCTCAATCTGTTTGGTCTGAAACACAGAATTAGGGAGGACTTGATTAgaatctttaaaatcttaaaaggagttgacagcCCCAGCCAGTACTTTAAACCAGCATTCAaaacaggaccagaggacacacctggaaatgaagtggatataggcttagattttttttattattatttattaatttttttggcTATTTCTATTTCTTAAAGGTTTGTGAATTGAATGCATATATATGGGGGGAGAACAGTGAAAAGTGTGTGTTATATTTAGCAGGCGATTGTAGTTTTTGCTTGTACAGAAGTACCTGTAACAGGGTATCCCATTTCATATCATCCATACCTATTAAACACTCCATAacgctgaatttagaaatactaaaagaaaggtAATACATTcgatgacactttttttttttttttttatatataaatttagtcgtcgccaattatttttaccccggttttcacccaaatttagcatgcccaattattatctgtatccccggctcaccgctcgcaacccccctgccgactcgggaaacggaggctggaacacgcgtcctccgaaacgtgctccttccaagccgtcatttttcgcactgcagatccacagcaatgccaccagacctatagtgccggaggacaacacagatctggcggctccgctgcagagccacaggcgccctatcggccacaggggtcgctgatgcgcggtgagccgtggattcccctgccgacctaagccctccctacccgggcagcgctcagccaattgtgcgccgccccctaggaactctcggtcacggtcagctgtgacatagcctggactcgaacctgcgaggagcgcctttactggatgcaccactcgggagccccgatgACACATTTTTATAGAAGTCTTGTTCGATGTCTTTTTgaagtcgaaacatttgtcactcTACAAACCTGTTTTTCACCAGCCAGTAGTCGTTGCCCTTGTCAGATCCATAGCCGACAGCTAGCACTCCGTGATCCAGATCTGAGCTGCTGCACTCAGGTTCACTGTAGATCCCTTCAATAGAGAAGAACACGCTAGAGAAACAcattggcttttttttattgACAGCTTCTTTTACCCTTACTCATCTCATTATTTTAGAACAGAACCTATTTTGAGCACTGctcataaatatgtttttttaatgttatatttaCTATATACCATATTGCCTGAATTATGGGACACTCTAGTTTACCCAGTTTTGTAAGATGTGTGTAGCTGTGTCACCTGACTGGTAGAGCTGGAAGGATATGTGTCCAGCATCGATCGCCACGGAGACGGGTCCAATGGTTGCCACGGCTTCCTGCAGAGCATTCTCATCGCCACTGGTGACATCAACATACCCAGAGCAGGTGGCACCAATGCTTTGTGGACTGTACCTGCATTTCCCATCCTGGAGGGGGCGACAGAGAGAACACAAACTTGGAACCTTTATGCTTTAATACAACATTCTTTTTGCAGCTTTTGTCGTTGATTTAGAATCATGCGTTTTGATGCATACAATGTTTTTTGATATATTTGTGAGTAAGCCGAAGCCAGtgaatactttattttatttaacattcatcCGATCTAATTATATATCCAATACACTCTATACATCCAATTCACGCTATAACtcagaaagcaaaacagaaacTAACAAGGGGGTGTCCCTTTTATCCACACGATtctatttaaaacaattttacaGGAAACATCTGTGTAGGTGATCTTTAATCAGCTAGTTACAAACTAGTGCTACCACTTTAAGCTTTACATGTGGAAGCAATTCATCTTCATAGTGCCACTGttttaatataatgttttatAATGCAGTATTAAGCACAAGCACCATAGAGTATTTACAGAAAAACTAAAGGAAACCTGACCCCTAGTGGCAGAGCACCTGTTAATGCTGTATGGATGAACTAGCCTATGCCACCTATATCTCCAGTGAAAGCACCTGGACTGCTAGGCATTCGAATATGTAGATTATTGAATTGGTTTTACAGGGTTGTCTCTAACTCACCACAGCCTCATAGGGGTAAGACTCCTCAGTGTCAATTCCTCCGTTCTCCTTGATGTATTGGAAGGCCTGGTCCATCAGCCCACCTCCACAGCCCATGTTCCCGTAGTCTCCGGAGCAGTCCACCAGCTGCTGCTCGCTCAGGGACACCAGCTTCTGAGTCTTCCTGAAAGTCTGTCCTTCCAGGGAGCCTGTctacaacaaaaaacacacacacacacggcgcTTACAGCATGTAGCTATACCAGGAAGACTgtctgcaacacacacacacacacacacacacacacacggcgcTTACAGCATGCAGCTATACCAGGAAGACTgtctgcaacacacacacacacacacacacggcgcTTACAGCATGCAGCTATACCAGGGAGCCTGTCATTTCCATTGAAAAGAAGGAAAAGGCTTAGTAAGAGTATACCATTGTGGCTGAGGTCGGATTGTGATGTCATCGTTTTGAACAGACTTTGCAGTTGAATTCCAAGAGGTGCTtcaggtatgattttttttaaagcagatgaCGTCAGCCATGCTAACATGGAGAATACAGCCCAGTACAAACTCAAAATGTTACAgttgtcatgaattgggtttctcCAGGATGTATCTTGGAATACAGAAGGCTAAACGTGTCGAAGAATCCTCAGCAGTCTTTAATACACGACACAGATTACCTCCAGTGTTGTTTTTTATCCTTTCTCTCTATATTTCTATCTTTACCTGGCCTGAACTTGTCTGGAGAACTGCCTAGCAACGAACAGATGTTCTCATTcctttcaaatcatgtgacaaagtGAACTTTCAACCTTGCTGGCCCAGCCTACTCTACATATACAGAGAGGGTGAGGAGGTGGGACTAGCCAAATTAAAAAGGCCATTTTGTCAAATAATTGGAATGGCGTAAGGAAGTCTGTACAGTGCCAGGCAGTTAGaaatctccagacaagctcagagaCACGTAAAGAGAGTTTTGCTCACTATTtgacagaacccagaaccacttatTATAATTTAAACCTCATACAAAGGGCTAgagaaatgtaaatatatatataattaaaaacacaacccatataaaaataaaattagatttgAAGCTACCTGTTCTTAAAATTGTAGACGGAAATTAATTTTTCTGTGGTCCAAGTAGCCGGATAAACACTGATAACACTTGTCTGCCAGAAGGAGGGAGGACAGTAATACACTTACTGTGCTGAAAGCCCAGCAGGAACCACAGTCCTTCTGGTCCTTGACATCAGTGACATAGCCCTTGTCTCTCCAGTCAACAGAGCTGGGCAGAGCAGCGCCCCCTAGCTGCCGCAGGAAGGTGGAGCCTCGCTTGGCCTTGGTGGTGTTGAAGCGTCCGAGGCAGCCTCTTAACGCCACGCTTCTGTACTCAGCATTGTCCTGGGAAGGGAGAGGAGCAAGGAGCTCAGCCCCAGCACTGCGCACTCTCACTTCAGTTCAGTTACAACTCTGCACTATGCATgctaaacatttctttttttaaatattgccaTTATGCTGTAATTGAAGGTTTCAGCAACCAATCCTGTTTTTGCAGCGGTAATGCATTCTGCGTTCAGATTtcattgtcatatatatatagtatatggtGCCAAACAGGAACATTACATTGAACTatgctatatatacagtgctcaccctttataacgctatagtggggagcaaTAGCTGTCTGATATTTATATAATgaagttcatatatatatatatatatatatatatatatatatatatatatatatatatatatatatacacatatatcgagagagagagagagagagagagagagagagagagagagagagagagagagagagagttgagaAATGATATGATGAGGTTCTATCATGGAGCTGAGAGCGGGTATTGTACCATATCAGCGAAGAAGGTCATGCCCAGTCTGTAGCTCTTGATGCCCTGGTCTGCCAGCATGTTGTGCACAATCACATACTTGCGGTTGGTCATCCAGGTCTCTTTTCGCATGGCCTCCTCAACAGGGGAGCTGTAGAACTTCCCTGTAAAGAAGCAGCACACTCTAGTTCAAGCGCATGCATTGTTTAAAGCAATCGTAGCTGATCAAACTCTGTAATTCCACAAAGAGTGCTAACCAACGGACCCTTGTTGTTTCTTATCTACAGTAACTGAAACGAATGCTTcatttttcctttttcctttttcaaaGACGGCACTATTGCTTAGGGTTACCATAtttccaaaaaaatattttcGTCAATTcactgaagcagttaaaataactttatataataacacaatcctAATTTAAAAGTTCAACATTGGGTGTGTATATTGGGATCtgcaataaatattttaaatcacttattAATAAAGACACAATTGGGACTAACTTAAAAGGCTAACTTGCCTGGTAGCTCTAACAagataaaaacagttttaaaaacactGGGTCCAGGAAGTCAAACAGAATATTAGTTATGAAACAGGAGGAATACAAATTTAGGTTTAATAAATACAAGTATGCTGTCATTGCAGCTTCACATTAGTTCCCCTTGCTTATACATCTAATGagctttttacatattttttacattgttttttgcattatttttatagTGTAGTACAGTGGCTTGCCATGTTTGCCTATGACTTACCATCATGCTGTACTACTTAGCTTTGCTTCAGCGTTTGTGAGAGTCCCTTTCACAGCTTGATATGTATCTCAGTGTATTTCTGATGCATAAAACTATTTATCTAGAAAACCTAATAAAGTGTGCATGAACTATAGACCCAGCGGACTTGACAAGGAGATAACTAAACACCTGTGCAGCTTTTAACTGAAAAGTCTTATCAGTACCATATCAGTTGTGTGCGCTTGACTGCATTTGAAAACAGGCTGTCCTTACCGTGCTTCAGTTTCCAAGCGTGAAACTCCAGATCTTCCACTGACAAGCTGGCAGAGCTGACAACCACCACCAAGGTGACAGCGAGTACAAGGAACTTCATCCTGCAATGAAAATACAATGTACAGTCAAAAATACCCAGTCTAGAAGTGTCTGTTTTAAACAAAGCGCTTGCTAACTCTTCTACTGTTCCTTGCCTGAGTCTTTCAACGATCTTGACTGATAAGAAATCTAAGCCAAATGAGGAAACGTGTGATTCAGCCCTGTATTTATACAGGGTTCAGGGAAGTCAGCTGCTTGTCATAAACACATAAAACTAAATCTGCTTACGGACCAGAAAAATCGAAATGGGAAAGTCACACTGATTTTTAGACTCACCCACGAGTTCTTGCCCTGAAATGACTTTGCGTAACGTGGGTCATTAATCTGAACCATGACCTGAGAAAGAAAGGATTTGGGGAGTATATGGAAACTAAGAATAATGTCTTTAAGAAGGGGGAAAAAGTACGGAGGctgcacaaaaacacaaaaagttaACACTAGCACCGTGTAACACACACTTGCATACAGTTTTGCAgagttcccatgcttttcccatggttgtacaaTGCACTTGCTATAGTTTGCCGTGTTTGGGCTCTATTCACAATGCTTTAATTTGTGTGTTGTTTcaagaatgttttttcaaattctctctctctttttttttttaaataaaacttgattttttttcataaaaccattccttaaataactcatgagttaacaGAGCCCATGATATTAATCCATTACATGAgcatatatttttcaacatattacatttattttgtttacttatAGGATGGTATCAATGGttttacatttgtaaaataaatatagaaaaccACATGGAGTAAACTATAAGTCATGGGAATATGaccttgacatttttttaaataaatgtaatcctTGTTCTTAATGAGCCAACATACTTAATATTTATTGTGTGCCTTACATACAAGGGTTGTAAATTTGTAAAATTTCTAAAAAGATGTTACCAGAAAACCAAAACAGAACTAATGTTTCATAATAGTATGACACATACTCCACACTTCCCATCATCCTTTAAACTATGTGTCATAAAACTCAGAACAAGATCTTTTACGAAGACTTTTAGTTTTCTAAAAACTATGGCTCAGTAGTCAGACACCAAACTCTTggacaatgttttatttttctcggAAGTTACAGCTGCTGACTTCATTGTGTTTAAGAAATGCAGTTTCTGGCATAAACTAAAGTTTCATAACATGTGTGACTGGTTTAGATTTAGTTTCATTATGAGTATTTAATAATAGACTAACATCACTTTTTTAAACTCCATGTGCCAAAGTGCATAatttacagcagtggttctcaaacgtTTGGGACCCCCTATAAATGAACTTTGGTCAATTGCGACCCCCCTATTGGAATCTATTCTTACTAATAAATGACATATCTTAATCTGGGTCTTTATGGAATGAACAGGAAACAAATGAATAACAAAGCATAAAACACACAGAGGGGAGAAAGAATCTTGGGACATTTTGGTCGCAGACAGGCAGTTATTTCTagtcacatacagtgccttgcgaaagtattcggcccccttgaactttgcgaccttttgccacatttcaggcttcaaacataaagatatgaaactgtaatattttgtgaagaatcaacaacaagtgggacacaatcatgaagtggaacgaaatttattggatatttcaaacttttttaacaaataaaaaactgaaaaattgggcgtgcaaaattattcagcccctttactttcagtgcagcaaactctctccagaagttcagtgaggatctctgaatgatccaatgttgacctaaatgactaatgatgataaatagaatccacctgtgtgtaatcaagtctccgtataaatgcacctgcactgtgatagtctcagaggtccgtttaaagcgcagagagcatcatgaagaacaaggaacacaccaggcaggtccgagatactgttgtggagaagtttaaagccggatttggatacaaaaagatttcccaagctttaaacatcccaaggagcactgtgcaagcgataatattgaaatggaaggagtatcagaccactgcaaatctaccaagacctggccgtccctctaaactttcagctcatacaaggagaagactgatcagagatgcagccaagaggcccatgatcactctggatgaactgcagagatctacagctgaggtgggagactctgtccataggacaacaatcagtcgtatactgcacaaatctggcctttatggaagagtggcaagaagaaagccatttcttaaagatatccataaaaagtgtcgtttacagtttgccacaagccacctgggagacacaccaaacatgtggaagaaggtgctctggtcagattaaaccaaaatcgaactttttggcaacaatgcaaaacgttatgtttggcgtaaaagcaacacagctcatcaccctgaacacaccatccccactgtcaaacatggtggtggcagcatcatggtttgggcctgcttttcttcagcagggacagggaagatggttaaaattgatgggaagatggatggagccaaatacaggaccattctggaagaaaacctgatggagtctgcaaaagacctgagactgggacggagatttgtcttccaacaagacaatgatccaaaacataaagcaaaatctacaatggaatggttcacaaataaacatatccaggtggtagaatggccaagtcaaagtccagacctgaatccaatcgagaatctgtggaaagaactgaaaactgctgttcacaaatgctctccatccaacctcactgagctcgagctgttttgcaaggaggaatgggcaaaaatttcagtctctcgatgtgcaaaactgatagagacataccccaagcgacttacagctgtaatcgcagcaaaaggtggcgctacaaagtattaacttaagggggctgaataattttgcacgcccaatttttcagttttttatttgttaaaaaagtttgaaatatccaataaatttcgttccacttcatgattgtgtcccacttgttgttgattcttcacaaaaaattacagtttcatatctttatgtttgaagcctgaaatgtggcaaaaggtcgcaaagttcaagggggccgaatactttcgcaaggca
Protein-coding regions in this window:
- the LOC117413506 gene encoding procathepsin L-like, whose protein sequence is MKFLVLAVTLVVVVSSASLSVEDLEFHAWKLKHGKFYSSPVEEAMRKETWMTNRKYVIVHNMLADQGIKSYRLGMTFFADMDNAEYRSVALRGCLGRFNTTKAKRGSTFLRQLGGAALPSSVDWRDKGYVTDVKDQKDCGSCWAFSTTGSLEGQTFRKTQKLVSLSEQQLVDCSGDYGNMGCGGGLMDQAFQYIKENGGIDTEESYPYEAVDGKCRYSPQSIGATCSGYVDVTSGDENALQEAVATIGPVSVAIDAGHISFQLYQSGIYSEPECSSSDLDHGVLAVGYGSDKGNDYWLVKNSWGLSWGHNGYILMSRNKNNQCGIATASSYPLV